A stretch of DNA from Candidatus Zixiibacteriota bacterium:
ATTTTCCAGAAGGAGACAATTTCCTGGCTTTAACTCAGAGACAGCCTTTTCCACCACTGGTCCAATACAGTCGTTGACGAATTTCACCGGCTTGCCTAAGAGCTTCTCCAATCTTTTAGCCACTGGTGCCAAGCTCAAGCTAGGGTCCTTCCCCTTAGGCCTGCCCAAATGCGACATAAGAATAGCTTTTCCACCTTCAACCAGAATTTTTTCAATCGTGGGCAGAGATTCAACTATCCGGGTATCGTCTGCCACCTCTTTTTTCTCGTTCAGAGGCACGTTGAAATCCACCCTGACCAAAACCCTTTTTTCCTTCAGCTTCAAGTCATCTATGGTTAATTTATTCATCTTTTACCCTCCCCTTATTTTTTCCTTCGTCTTCCTTTTTACGTCTTCCGCTTTTTTTACTTTTTTCCCTTGAACCCTCGAACCCTTAATCCTTGAATCTTTTTTTTATTTACACATCAACTCCATCATCTCCACCATCCTTAAAGAGAAACCCCACTCGTTGTCGTACCAGGAGAAGACCTTCAGCAAATTCTTTCCGGTGACCATTGTGGATAAGGCATCGAATATGGTGGAATGGGAATTTCCGATGACATCGCAGGAGACTATCGGGTCCTCGCAGTATTCGATATATCTTTTCATCTTCCCTTCAGCCAACTTCTTGATTGCAGCATTCACGCTTTCCACAGTTATCTCCTTTTCGGTCTCGCACACCAGATCCACCAGCGAACCGTCGCAAACCGGCACCCTGACCGAGACCCCGTCTAATTTACCTGCCAGCTCAGGCAGGACCAGCGCGATCGCCTTGGCTGCTCCAGTGGAGGTGGGTATCATCGACATGGCGGCTGCTCTGGCTCTTCTCAAATCCTTATGGGGTGAATCTAAGATCCTCTGGTCATTGGTGTAGGCGTGAATGGTAGTCATAAGGCCGCATCTTATTCCGAAGGTATCGTGGATTACCTTGACTATAGGCGC
This window harbors:
- the gap gene encoding type I glyceraldehyde-3-phosphate dehydrogenase, translating into MAIKVAINGFGRIGKLVYRAGYKNPNLDFVAVNDVTDTKVLAHLLKYDSVHGTMQADIKSDGNKIIVDGKSMEVFCEKDPTALPWKKLGIDIVVESTGKFSDGKSAMKHIEAGAKQVLLSAPAKKSEVPVQTIVLGVNDEQMDCSKYKIFSIGSCTTNGLAPIVKVIHDTFGIRCGLMTTIHAYTNDQRILDSPHKDLRRARAAAMSMIPTSTGAAKAIALVLPELAGKLDGVSVRVPVCDGSLVDLVCETEKEITVESVNAAIKKLAEGKMKRYIEYCEDPIVSCDVIGNSHSTIFDALSTMVTGKNLLKVFSWYDNEWGFSLRMVEMMELMCK